One genomic segment of Dehalogenimonas alkenigignens includes these proteins:
- a CDS encoding dihydroorotase gives MKNLLIHNGRLIDPASGIDGQFDIAVAGGKIAWIGDNQPPAGDYEVIDAAGQVVAPGFIDLHTHLRQPGFENKETIATGTRAAARGGFTTVCAMPNTSPAVDNRTVVDYVNCVAFGEAAVRVLQIGCVSKGRKGESLAEFGEMAAAGVIGFSDDGSSVPTSRLLKQAMEYAAGLGLPIIEHCEDASLADGGQVNEGIVATRLGLAGIPNAAEDAIVARDIALAKLTGARLHLCHISTRGAVDLIRQAKSDGVKVTAEVTPHHLTLTEELCLGYDTNAKVNPPLRTQTDIDALIEGLLDGAIDAIATDHAPHTANDKCCEFALAPFGISGLETALGSLLRLVHCGKLPLPLIIEKLTAAPARIIGKKHGVTGSLGVGDPADIVIFDPDAEWTVDPGKFASRGRNTPLAGERLKGKVTATICRGNTVYREGN, from the coding sequence ATGAAAAACCTTTTAATTCACAACGGCAGGCTCATCGACCCGGCAAGCGGCATCGACGGCCAGTTCGATATTGCCGTCGCCGGCGGCAAAATCGCCTGGATCGGCGATAACCAGCCGCCCGCCGGCGACTACGAGGTCATTGACGCCGCCGGCCAGGTTGTCGCCCCCGGGTTCATCGACCTGCACACCCACCTGCGTCAGCCGGGCTTTGAGAACAAGGAGACCATCGCCACCGGGACCAGGGCGGCGGCCCGCGGCGGCTTCACCACGGTCTGCGCGATGCCCAACACCAGCCCGGCGGTGGACAACCGAACCGTCGTTGATTATGTCAATTGTGTCGCCTTCGGAGAGGCCGCGGTGCGGGTACTGCAAATCGGCTGCGTCAGCAAAGGGCGCAAAGGCGAGAGCCTGGCCGAATTCGGCGAGATGGCCGCGGCCGGGGTCATCGGTTTTTCCGACGACGGATCGAGCGTCCCGACCTCGCGGCTCCTCAAACAAGCCATGGAGTATGCCGCCGGCCTCGGCTTACCCATTATTGAACACTGCGAGGATGCCAGCCTGGCAGACGGCGGGCAGGTCAACGAAGGGATTGTCGCCACTCGCTTAGGGCTGGCCGGCATCCCCAACGCCGCCGAAGACGCCATCGTCGCCCGTGATATCGCCCTGGCTAAACTCACCGGCGCCCGGCTGCACCTGTGCCACATCAGCACCAGGGGCGCCGTCGATCTTATCCGACAGGCCAAATCCGACGGAGTAAAAGTCACCGCCGAGGTCACCCCCCATCACCTCACCCTGACCGAAGAGTTGTGTTTGGGATACGACACCAATGCCAAGGTCAATCCGCCGTTGCGGACGCAGACAGACATAGATGCCCTCATCGAAGGGCTGCTTGACGGCGCCATCGACGCCATCGCCACAGACCACGCGCCGCACACCGCCAACGACAAATGCTGCGAGTTCGCCCTGGCGCCCTTCGGCATCTCCGGGCTGGAGACGGCTTTGGGCAGCCTGCTGAGACTGGTTCATTGCGGCAAACTGCCTCTGCCGCTGATTATCGAAAAACTGACGGCGGCACCGGCACGGATTATCGGTAAAAAACATGGGGTCACCGGTTCACTGGGCGTCGGCGACCCGGCAGATATAGTCATCTTCGACCCGGATGCCGAGTGGACGGTCGATCCAGGCAAATTCGCCTCCAGGGGCAGAAACACACCGCTGGCCGGAGAGAGACTCAAGGGCAAGGTGACGGCAACCATCTGCCGAGGCAACACCGTTTATCGGGAAGGAAACTAA
- the carA gene encoding glutamine-hydrolyzing carbamoyl-phosphate synthase small subunit, translating to MTKRAILVLADGSVFEGNSFGAEKDAFGEVVFATAMTGYQEMLTDPSFAGQILIPTYPLIGNYGVNPADWESDRVQVRGFVVREECADPSNYQCEATIEDYLKQGNTPGIWGLDTRAITRKIRSRGAMMGMITTDKTPGQALEMLLSFPDYGSTDFVKEVSAKEPYEWDSADLPDESPRVALLDCGCKFNIMRILRRHGCRVTAFPCTATAEEMLSINPDGILLSPGPGDPELLDYATATVKGLIDCGKPIMGICLGNQLVARAFGGRNFKLKFGHRGGNQPVKDLLTGRVHITAQNHGYAVDPESIEGSGLEVTHINLNDGTVEGMRHRTLPIFTIQYHSEASPGPLDNMYLFEDFMTLMGRTDAR from the coding sequence ATGACCAAACGCGCCATTCTGGTTCTGGCCGACGGTTCGGTCTTCGAGGGCAATAGCTTCGGGGCGGAGAAAGACGCCTTCGGCGAGGTGGTTTTTGCCACCGCCATGACCGGTTACCAGGAGATGCTGACCGACCCGTCCTTTGCCGGCCAGATACTCATCCCGACTTACCCGCTTATCGGCAACTACGGTGTCAATCCCGCCGACTGGGAATCAGACAGGGTCCAGGTGCGCGGTTTCGTGGTGCGCGAGGAGTGTGCCGATCCGTCCAACTACCAGTGCGAGGCCACCATCGAAGATTACCTGAAGCAGGGCAATACCCCGGGTATCTGGGGCCTGGATACCCGCGCCATCACGCGTAAAATCCGCAGCCGAGGCGCCATGATGGGCATGATTACCACCGACAAAACGCCCGGCCAGGCGCTGGAAATGCTTCTTTCTTTCCCGGACTACGGCTCTACCGATTTCGTGAAGGAAGTATCAGCCAAAGAACCTTATGAATGGGACTCGGCAGACCTGCCGGATGAATCCCCCCGCGTCGCCCTGCTGGACTGCGGCTGCAAATTCAATATCATGCGCATCCTGCGGCGGCACGGCTGCCGGGTAACAGCCTTCCCCTGCACCGCCACAGCTGAAGAAATGCTCTCCATCAATCCGGACGGCATCTTGCTTTCCCCCGGCCCCGGCGACCCGGAACTACTGGATTATGCTACTGCGACGGTCAAGGGACTCATCGACTGCGGCAAGCCGATCATGGGCATCTGCCTGGGGAATCAGCTCGTCGCCCGAGCTTTCGGCGGTCGTAACTTCAAGCTCAAGTTCGGCCACCGCGGCGGCAACCAGCCGGTCAAAGACCTGCTCACCGGGCGCGTCCACATCACCGCCCAGAACCACGGCTACGCCGTCGATCCGGAGTCCATCGAGGGCAGCGGGCTGGAAGTGACCCATATCAATCTGAACGACGGCACGGTCGAAGGCATGCGCCACCGGACACTGCCCATCTTCACCATCCAGTACCACAGCGAGGCGTCCCCCGGGCCGCTGGACAATATGTACCTGTTCGAGGATTTTATGACCTTGATGGGGAGGACTGATGCCCGTTAA
- the carB gene encoding carbamoyl-phosphate synthase large subunit, which produces MPVKPSKVLIIGSGPIVIGQAAEFDYAGTQACKAMREEGVISVLVNSNPATIMTDEEIADIVYIEPLTVESVARIIERERPDGLLPTLGGQTGLNLAVDLAEAGVLEKYNVRVLGTPIDTIKKAEDRELFKQLLLSIGEHVPPSETVTTLEDARRVAGKLGLPLIIRPAYTLGGTGGGIARDMDEFEEIAAGGIAASPIHQILVEKSIAGWKEIEYEVMRDAANNCITVCNMENFDPVGVHTGDSIVIAPSQTLTNKEYQMLRTASIKIIRALGIEGGCNIQYGLDPYSDTYYVIEVNPRVSRSSALASKATGYPIARVAAKIAVGKTLDEIPNAVTGKTAASFEPALDYVVVKIPRWPFDKFATGDRAINTQMKATGEVMAIDRTFEAAFQKAIRSLEFGKKSILWEDPSWVLGDDVSGYPLKPTDLRLWAIMAALRRGITPQAIFETTRIDLWFLNKMLNIVAMEKRLLSETLSPDLLREAKRLGFGDEQIATLGDRLPEQVRDLRKQWNILPTYKMVDTCAAEFDAETPYFYSTYESENEAIADACDKALVIGSGPIRIGQGIEFDYCSVHAAMALSKAGYQSIMANSNPETVSTDFDTSNRLYFEPLDNESVRDILDNENIGCQYTTPSICQFGGQTAINLAEPLTRTGNPIIGSSSETIDLAEDRRRFEAFLSELDIPQAPGAGITTLDEGLNIASLIGYPVLVRPSYVLGGRAMEIVYDATELVRFMKLAMELQTGHPVLIDKYLMGKEVEVDAIADGERVLIPGIMEHIERAGVHSGDSMAAYPGLNLSPEETSTIVDYTTRIGLAMNIRGLMNVQFVITRDNGQSKVYILEVNPRGSRTVPFLSKVTGVPMVDVAVNVMLGRSLKAQGYDGGLWPAQPLVAIKAPVFSMAKLIGVDTYLGPEMKSTGEVMGIDHDFKGALIKALMAAGLALPPEGAILLSIADRDKAEALPLIRKLHAMGYHLYATEGTAAMIEVAGMPVKKISKKLSEGHPNIVDMVRHGMVAGVINTSTGGRVPLRDGFHIRRAAAEKRVPCFTSLDTARVAIDALAERGYNYSIKPMPEYRKC; this is translated from the coding sequence ATGCCCGTTAAACCCTCAAAAGTCCTGATCATCGGCAGCGGGCCGATCGTCATCGGCCAGGCGGCTGAGTTCGACTACGCCGGCACCCAGGCTTGCAAGGCGATGCGCGAGGAAGGCGTAATCTCGGTGCTGGTGAACTCAAACCCGGCTACCATCATGACTGATGAAGAGATCGCCGACATTGTTTACATCGAACCCCTGACCGTGGAATCCGTGGCCCGAATCATTGAGCGTGAGCGCCCCGACGGCCTCCTGCCGACGCTGGGCGGCCAAACCGGCCTCAACCTGGCCGTAGACCTGGCCGAGGCCGGTGTACTTGAAAAATACAACGTCCGTGTCCTGGGCACGCCCATCGACACTATCAAGAAAGCCGAGGACCGTGAGCTTTTCAAACAGTTGCTTTTATCTATCGGCGAGCACGTGCCGCCTTCCGAGACGGTGACCACTCTGGAGGACGCCAGGCGGGTGGCCGGGAAGCTGGGCCTGCCGCTGATCATTCGCCCGGCCTATACCCTGGGCGGCACCGGCGGGGGCATCGCCAGGGATATGGACGAATTCGAGGAGATCGCCGCCGGCGGCATCGCCGCCTCGCCGATCCACCAGATACTGGTGGAAAAATCCATCGCCGGCTGGAAAGAGATCGAGTACGAGGTGATGCGGGACGCGGCCAATAACTGCATCACAGTGTGCAACATGGAGAACTTCGACCCGGTCGGCGTCCACACCGGTGACTCCATCGTCATCGCCCCATCCCAGACACTGACCAACAAGGAATACCAGATGCTGCGCACCGCCAGCATCAAGATCATCCGGGCCTTGGGCATCGAAGGCGGCTGCAACATCCAATACGGGCTGGACCCATACAGCGACACCTATTACGTCATTGAGGTCAACCCCCGGGTTAGCCGAAGCTCCGCCCTGGCTTCCAAGGCGACGGGCTACCCCATCGCCCGGGTGGCGGCCAAGATCGCCGTCGGCAAAACACTCGACGAGATCCCCAACGCCGTCACCGGCAAAACTGCGGCTTCCTTCGAACCGGCGCTGGATTATGTTGTCGTCAAGATTCCGCGCTGGCCGTTCGATAAATTCGCCACCGGCGACCGGGCGATCAATACCCAGATGAAAGCCACCGGCGAGGTCATGGCCATCGACCGCACCTTCGAAGCCGCTTTCCAAAAAGCCATCCGCAGCCTGGAGTTCGGCAAGAAGTCAATTCTCTGGGAAGATCCGTCCTGGGTGCTGGGCGACGACGTCTCCGGCTACCCCTTGAAACCGACCGACCTCAGGCTCTGGGCTATCATGGCGGCGCTGCGGCGGGGGATCACGCCCCAGGCCATTTTCGAGACGACCAGGATTGACCTCTGGTTCCTAAATAAGATGCTGAACATCGTTGCCATGGAAAAAAGGCTCCTGTCTGAGACGCTCTCGCCCGACCTGCTGCGGGAGGCCAAGCGCCTCGGCTTTGGCGATGAGCAGATCGCCACTCTGGGTGACCGGCTGCCGGAGCAGGTACGCGACCTCCGCAAACAGTGGAACATCCTGCCGACCTACAAGATGGTCGACACCTGTGCCGCCGAGTTCGATGCCGAAACACCTTACTTCTACTCCACTTATGAGTCCGAGAACGAGGCCATCGCTGACGCCTGCGATAAAGCGCTGGTTATCGGTTCCGGCCCCATCCGCATCGGCCAGGGCATCGAGTTCGACTACTGCTCGGTGCACGCCGCCATGGCCTTGTCCAAGGCCGGGTACCAGTCAATCATGGCTAACTCCAACCCGGAGACGGTGTCCACCGATTTCGACACCTCAAACCGGCTGTATTTCGAGCCGCTCGACAATGAAAGCGTACGCGATATACTCGACAATGAAAATATCGGCTGCCAGTACACAACGCCGTCCATCTGCCAGTTCGGCGGCCAGACGGCCATCAACCTGGCCGAGCCCCTGACCCGGACCGGAAATCCCATTATCGGCTCATCTTCGGAGACTATCGACCTGGCTGAAGACCGGCGCCGTTTCGAGGCCTTCTTATCCGAACTGGATATTCCGCAGGCACCGGGCGCCGGGATAACGACCCTCGACGAAGGCCTTAACATAGCCAGCCTCATCGGCTATCCGGTGCTGGTACGGCCCAGCTACGTCCTGGGCGGCCGGGCTATGGAGATCGTCTACGACGCTACCGAGCTGGTACGCTTCATGAAGCTGGCGATGGAACTCCAGACCGGGCACCCGGTGCTTATCGACAAATATCTCATGGGCAAGGAGGTGGAGGTCGATGCCATCGCCGACGGCGAGCGGGTGCTCATCCCCGGCATCATGGAGCACATCGAGCGCGCCGGCGTCCACTCCGGGGACTCAATGGCGGCCTACCCTGGCCTGAACCTGTCTCCGGAAGAAACCTCAACCATCGTCGATTACACCACCCGCATAGGACTGGCGATGAATATCCGCGGCCTGATGAACGTCCAGTTTGTCATCACCCGCGACAACGGCCAGAGCAAGGTCTACATCCTGGAGGTCAACCCCCGAGGCTCACGCACCGTGCCCTTCCTGTCCAAAGTCACCGGCGTCCCAATGGTGGACGTGGCGGTCAACGTAATGCTGGGCAGGAGCCTTAAAGCACAGGGCTATGACGGCGGCCTCTGGCCAGCCCAGCCTCTGGTAGCCATCAAAGCGCCGGTTTTCTCCATGGCTAAGCTCATTGGCGTCGACACCTACTTAGGTCCGGAGATGAAATCCACCGGAGAGGTCATGGGCATTGACCATGATTTCAAAGGCGCTCTCATCAAAGCCCTCATGGCCGCCGGGCTGGCATTGCCGCCGGAGGGCGCCATCTTGCTGTCCATCGCCGACCGAGACAAGGCGGAGGCGCTGCCGCTCATCCGGAAGCTCCACGCCATGGGCTATCACCTCTATGCCACCGAAGGCACAGCGGCGATGATCGAAGTCGCTGGCATGCCGGTGAAGAAGATATCGAAGAAGTTGTCCGAGGGACACCCTAATATCGTGGACATGGTACGCCATGGTATGGTCGCCGGAGTGATCAATACTTCAACCGGCGGCCGCGTGCCGCTGCGTGACGGCTTTCACATCAGGCGCGCCGCCGCCGAGAAACGCGTCCCCTGCTTTACCTCTCTGGATACGGCGCGGGTGGCAATCGACGCCCTGGCTGAAAGGGGTTACAATTACAGCATCAAGCCGATGCCGGAATACCGCAAATGCTAA
- a CDS encoding dihydroorotate dehydrogenase electron transfer subunit, with protein sequence MPGVFSLRLYCPEIAAAARPGQFVMLKCGESLLLRRPISISDANAPSGQIGLMIALIGKGTDWLSRRQPGEELDVLGPLGNSFEIDDRAERLLLVAGGMGIAPLNFLANKAAALGKNVTLILGARTGELLCPSSHLPDVNECVLCTEDASVGIKGRVTDCPDAHVEMVQQIFACGPLPMYRALAKDPRFKNKPMQLSLEVRMACGIGLCYGCTVNTRQGLKQVCQDGPVFEAQDILWQELADL encoded by the coding sequence ATGCCAGGCGTCTTCAGCCTGCGGCTGTACTGTCCGGAGATCGCCGCCGCGGCCAGGCCGGGACAGTTCGTCATGCTTAAGTGCGGCGAAAGCCTGCTGCTCCGCCGCCCGATAAGCATCTCCGATGCCAATGCCCCATCGGGGCAGATCGGCCTTATGATCGCGCTCATCGGCAAGGGCACCGACTGGTTATCGAGACGGCAGCCCGGCGAGGAACTGGATGTCCTCGGTCCGCTGGGCAACAGTTTCGAAATAGATGATCGCGCCGAAAGGCTGCTGCTGGTCGCCGGCGGCATGGGCATCGCCCCGCTCAACTTCCTGGCTAACAAGGCAGCGGCACTTGGTAAAAATGTGACCCTGATCCTCGGCGCCCGCACCGGTGAACTATTGTGTCCTTCAAGCCATCTGCCCGATGTCAATGAATGCGTCCTGTGCACCGAAGACGCCTCGGTCGGTATAAAAGGCAGGGTCACCGATTGCCCCGACGCTCACGTCGAGATGGTGCAGCAGATCTTCGCCTGCGGCCCGCTGCCCATGTACCGGGCGCTTGCGAAAGACCCCCGTTTCAAAAACAAACCGATGCAGTTGTCATTGGAAGTCCGGATGGCCTGCGGCATCGGGCTGTGCTACGGTTGTACCGTCAATACCAGACAAGGGCTCAAACAGGTATGCCAGGACGGACCGGTGTTTGAGGCGCAGGACATCTTGTGGCAAGAGTTAGCCGACCTGTAA
- a CDS encoding NAD(P)/FAD-dependent oxidoreductase — protein MNTLPKLTGAKRVLVIGGGAAGLLAAGRAAELGAQVILLERMEAPGKKLLITGKGRCNITNTAPLKEFLAAFGPNGRFLYGAFHRFFRDQLLDFFRRRGVETESERGGRVFPVSHNAADVVNALVSHAREHGAEIRPNSRVRSIDRDSRGIRGVKLESGEFIPAEAVILAAGGASYPATGSAGDGFSLAEKAGHRINPLYPALVPLVIKEIGFAVACQGVALKNIRLTAFACEKASIPDITIEHDYGRGTGWEKPPPKVIESRFGEMLFTHFGIGGPITLLMSQAVARALDAGPVSVHIDLKPALSKKELDARLQREFAAYPRRQLPAILRELLPEKMVEVVAGISGIPLGRTAANFTAGDRRDLVKLLKGLAFEVRSTLPLGAAMVTAGGVELAEIDPKTMASKLVPGLYLAGEVLDLDADTGGFNLQAAFSTGWVAGEAAAKTASVDHA, from the coding sequence GTGAATACTCTTCCTAAATTAACTGGAGCAAAAAGAGTTCTCGTTATTGGCGGAGGCGCCGCTGGACTCCTGGCTGCCGGCCGCGCCGCTGAACTCGGCGCCCAGGTCATCCTCCTGGAGCGGATGGAGGCGCCGGGCAAGAAACTGCTCATCACCGGCAAAGGCCGCTGCAATATCACCAACACGGCGCCGCTGAAAGAGTTTTTAGCGGCTTTCGGCCCCAACGGCCGGTTTCTTTACGGCGCTTTCCACCGCTTCTTCCGCGACCAGCTGCTCGATTTCTTCCGCCGCCGCGGTGTAGAAACTGAAAGCGAACGCGGCGGCCGGGTCTTCCCCGTCTCGCACAATGCCGCCGACGTGGTTAACGCCCTGGTCTCCCACGCCCGTGAACACGGCGCCGAAATCAGGCCAAACAGCCGGGTGAGGTCCATCGACCGCGACAGCCGCGGCATCAGGGGCGTGAAGCTGGAGAGCGGCGAGTTCATTCCGGCCGAGGCTGTCATCCTGGCCGCGGGCGGCGCCTCTTACCCGGCCACCGGTTCAGCCGGCGACGGCTTCAGCCTGGCCGAAAAGGCCGGCCACCGGATAAATCCGCTCTACCCGGCACTGGTGCCCCTGGTTATTAAAGAAATCGGCTTCGCCGTCGCTTGCCAGGGCGTCGCTCTTAAAAATATCCGGCTGACCGCGTTTGCCTGTGAGAAGGCTTCAATCCCGGACATTACCATCGAGCACGATTACGGCCGGGGCACCGGCTGGGAGAAGCCGCCGCCGAAAGTGATCGAAAGCCGCTTCGGCGAGATGCTGTTCACCCATTTCGGCATCGGCGGCCCGATCACCCTGCTCATGAGCCAGGCGGTGGCCAGAGCGCTGGATGCCGGCCCGGTCTCGGTGCATATCGATCTCAAACCAGCGCTATCCAAAAAGGAACTCGACGCCCGGCTGCAGCGTGAATTCGCCGCCTACCCAAGGCGGCAGCTGCCGGCCATTCTCCGGGAACTGCTGCCGGAGAAAATGGTGGAGGTCGTGGCGGGTATTTCGGGAATCCCCCTGGGTCGGACGGCGGCTAATTTCACCGCCGGGGATCGCCGCGATCTGGTCAAACTACTCAAAGGCCTGGCTTTTGAGGTGCGGAGCACGCTGCCGCTCGGCGCGGCCATGGTCACCGCCGGAGGCGTCGAACTCGCTGAGATTGACCCCAAAACAATGGCCTCCAAGCTCGTTCCCGGCCTCTACCTGGCTGGAGAAGTGCTGGATTTGGATGCGGACACCGGCGGCTTTAACCTTCAAGCGGCCTTTTCTACCGGTTGGGTAGCGGGTGAGGCCGCGGCTAAAACGGCGAGCGTTGACCATGCCTGA
- a CDS encoding ATP-dependent 6-phosphofructokinase gives MKRIAVLTSGGDAPGMNAAIRAVVRCGIAAGFEVYGVNHGYNGLIAGLFRQMGPRDVSGIIQAGGTVLGSSRSEEFETEPGRERAVKNLTGRKIDALVVIGGNGSQTGAYLLNEMGFPTVGIASTIDNDLYGTDQSIGVDTALNIALEAIDRLKVTASSHQRAHIVETMGRDHGYLALMSGIAGGAEHIIIPEVETTPDKIGAVIKKTYDSGKSHCLIVAAEGADWNAERILAHFRGKPELGFSLRATILGHVQRGGAPTAFDRLLATRLGMAAVDQLTEGKSGILLGLACGEIKTIPLAEVKNHKKTLDLKILAAAEKLAI, from the coding sequence ATGAAAAGAATTGCTGTCTTAACCAGCGGGGGCGACGCCCCCGGCATGAACGCGGCTATCCGAGCCGTTGTGCGCTGCGGGATCGCCGCCGGGTTCGAGGTCTACGGCGTTAATCATGGTTATAACGGCCTCATTGCCGGTCTTTTTCGCCAGATGGGACCGCGGGATGTCTCCGGCATTATCCAGGCCGGCGGTACGGTACTGGGATCCAGCCGCTCCGAAGAGTTCGAGACCGAGCCGGGCCGGGAGCGAGCTGTCAAGAACCTGACGGGTCGGAAAATAGACGCACTGGTGGTTATTGGCGGCAACGGTTCGCAGACCGGGGCCTATCTGCTCAACGAGATGGGCTTCCCCACCGTCGGTATCGCTTCGACTATCGACAACGATCTCTACGGCACCGACCAGAGCATCGGAGTGGACACCGCGCTGAACATCGCCCTGGAGGCTATCGACCGGCTGAAGGTCACGGCTTCTTCACACCAGCGGGCTCATATCGTTGAAACAATGGGCAGGGATCACGGGTACCTGGCGCTCATGTCGGGCATCGCCGGAGGGGCGGAACACATCATCATCCCGGAGGTTGAGACGACACCTGACAAAATCGGCGCCGTGATCAAAAAGACCTACGATTCAGGCAAATCTCACTGCCTGATTGTAGCCGCCGAAGGGGCAGATTGGAACGCCGAAAGAATTTTGGCTCACTTCAGGGGAAAGCCGGAACTTGGCTTTTCGCTTCGGGCGACTATCCTCGGCCACGTGCAGCGGGGAGGCGCCCCGACCGCGTTCGATCGGTTGCTGGCGACGCGGCTGGGAATGGCGGCCGTTGATCAGTTGACTGAAGGCAAATCAGGCATCCTCCTCGGGCTGGCCTGCGGCGAGATCAAGACCATTCCGCTTGCCGAGGTGAAAAACCATAAAAAAACACTTGACCTGAAGATCCTGGCCGCGGCGGAAAAGCTTGCCATCTGA